Proteins co-encoded in one Chitinophagales bacterium genomic window:
- a CDS encoding Gfo/Idh/MocA family oxidoreductase, which produces MKRFALIGAAGYIAPRHMKAIKDTGNTLVCAFDPYDGVGIMDSHFPDADFFTEFERFDRHIDKLRRQGNPIDIISICSPNYLHDAHIRFALKSGCDVICEKPLVLNPWNVDAIVDIEKETGKNAYTILQLRLHPNIKALKERIDNSPTGKVYDIDLKYITSRGKWYHHSWKGDIDKSGGIATNIGVHFFDMLTWIFGDIVENKVHRHDDDTAAGFLHLEKARINWFLSIDYHQIPEEVRLAGKRTYRTLSMEGEEIEFSDGFTELHTDSYREILAGRGFPVSVSKKAIEIVHGIRPE; this is translated from the coding sequence ATGAAGAGATTTGCACTAATAGGCGCTGCGGGCTATATAGCCCCGAGGCATATGAAAGCTATTAAAGATACTGGTAATACTTTGGTTTGTGCTTTCGACCCCTATGATGGTGTGGGCATTATGGATAGTCATTTCCCTGATGCTGATTTTTTTACCGAGTTTGAGCGTTTTGATCGCCATATTGATAAATTGAGAAGACAAGGCAATCCTATCGACATTATCAGTATATGTAGCCCAAATTATCTTCATGATGCGCACATTCGATTTGCATTAAAAAGTGGTTGTGATGTTATCTGTGAAAAGCCATTGGTTCTTAATCCTTGGAATGTGGATGCTATTGTAGATATTGAAAAGGAAACTGGAAAAAATGCCTATACGATATTGCAATTGAGACTTCATCCCAATATCAAGGCATTGAAAGAGAGAATTGATAACTCTCCTACTGGAAAAGTCTATGACATTGATTTAAAATATATTACCTCTAGAGGGAAATGGTATCACCATAGTTGGAAAGGTGATATTGATAAATCGGGCGGAATAGCAACGAATATAGGTGTACATTTCTTCGATATGCTCACATGGATATTTGGGGATATAGTAGAAAATAAGGTACATAGGCACGATGATGATACCGCAGCGGGTTTTCTACATTTAGAAAAAGCTCGTATCAATTGGTTTTTAAGCATTGATTATCACCAAATACCTGAAGAAGTTAGATTAGCTGGCAAGCGTACCTATCGCACTCTAAGCATGGAAGGTGAAGAAATTGAATTTTCCGATGGGTTTACAGAACTGCATACAGATAGTTATCGAGAAATATTGGCAGGAAGAGGTTTCCCTGTTTCCGTTTCTAAGAAGGCAATTGAGATAGTGCATGGTATTAGACCAGAGTAA
- a CDS encoding nucleotide sugar dehydrogenase has protein sequence MNKIAIIGLGYVGLPLARLFATKYRVVGFDINVSRIDELQNGHDSTHEVSSELLKSVLVSDFTKDKNGLLITNELNSIADCNIYIVTVPTPVDKNNNPDLTPLYKASETVGKVLKKRDIVVYESTVYPGVTEEECIPVLEKVSGLKFNSDFYAGYSPERINPGDKEHTVEKILKVTSGSTPDVAKIVDELYSSVITAGTYLASSIKVAEAAKVIENSQRDINIAFVNELSKIFNVLNIDTYEVLKAAGTKWNFLPFKPGLVGGHCIGVDPYYLAQKAQAHGYFPEIILAGRKMNDSMGEHVASQLVKMMVKKGIEVQKSRVLVLGFTFKENCPDVRNTKVESVVNSLVSFGVTVDVCDPQANVEEVKHEYNLAITNTIPKQQYDGILLAVSHNEFTGIDLAGFRKTNSVVYDIKGILPNGQYDARL, from the coding sequence ATGAATAAAATTGCAATTATTGGGCTAGGATACGTTGGATTGCCTTTAGCCAGATTATTTGCTACGAAATACAGAGTAGTAGGGTTCGATATCAATGTTTCTCGTATCGATGAACTTCAAAATGGACATGACTCCACACACGAAGTGAGCTCTGAGCTCTTAAAATCAGTCCTAGTTTCAGATTTCACTAAAGATAAGAATGGCTTATTGATTACTAATGAGCTAAACTCAATTGCAGACTGCAATATTTATATTGTAACAGTGCCGACTCCTGTTGATAAAAATAATAATCCTGACCTAACACCCTTGTATAAAGCCAGTGAAACTGTAGGGAAGGTTCTCAAAAAAAGGGATATTGTAGTGTATGAATCGACGGTATATCCTGGAGTAACAGAAGAGGAGTGTATCCCAGTATTGGAAAAAGTGAGTGGTCTAAAATTTAATTCAGATTTCTATGCAGGATATTCTCCAGAGCGCATAAATCCTGGAGATAAAGAACATACGGTAGAAAAAATATTGAAAGTTACCTCGGGATCAACACCTGACGTGGCAAAAATTGTAGATGAATTGTATAGTTCGGTAATTACCGCTGGTACTTATCTAGCATCTAGTATCAAAGTAGCTGAAGCAGCCAAAGTCATTGAGAATTCACAAAGAGACATAAATATCGCTTTTGTCAATGAACTTTCAAAAATTTTCAATGTCCTAAACATTGACACCTATGAGGTACTTAAAGCGGCAGGTACAAAATGGAATTTTTTACCATTTAAGCCAGGGCTTGTAGGAGGACATTGTATAGGCGTGGATCCATATTATCTCGCTCAAAAGGCTCAGGCTCATGGATATTTCCCAGAAATAATATTAGCGGGTAGAAAAATGAATGACTCTATGGGTGAACACGTAGCCTCCCAATTAGTCAAGATGATGGTTAAAAAAGGGATTGAAGTTCAAAAGTCCAGAGTATTAGTGCTCGGTTTTACTTTTAAAGAAAACTGTCCGGATGTCCGAAACACAAAAGTAGAAAGTGTAGTCAATTCTTTGGTTTCATTTGGAGTTACGGTAGATGTTTGCGATCCTCAGGCTAATGTGGAGGAAGTAAAACATGAGTATAATTTAGCTATAACCAATACAATACCAAAGCAGCAGTATGATGGCATTTTATTAGCCGTTTCCCATAATGAGTTTACAGGTATTGATCTTGCTGGTTTTAGGAAGACTAATTCAGTCGTGTATGATATAAAAGGCATATTGCCAAATGGTCAATATGACGCTCGATTATAA
- a CDS encoding polysaccharide biosynthesis protein, with protein MRKLYSFHSSRFLILGFETVIVICSLILASIIFINKLLSVNQTYLIALAIATLIYLLGFLLFKTHITVLRYTAYRDLFKIFLSITISAFVLIALSNLLKSSYPSYFLSNYILILSYFLGLFTITLYRLVIRYIISINVLSSVQLPEKRVAIIGTDYQSIITKHYLDYERAQFRYKIVAYFSKDNSLINKTIEGSPVYHIQSLNTMLDIINIDSLLVVAEKGYGSYLQSAKEICEAKNVKLIESQKLKSWLTINEKSQIQNKKIQIEELLQRPPIKLDIQKIKSELADKIVLVTGAAGSIGSEICRQIIQYQPSRLILLDQAESPLFDIENELLSKFKYVTSYIADISDNNRIEEIFKIHQIDIVFHAAAYKHVPLMELHPYEAIKTNLIGTKTIIDHAVKCNCKKFVFVSTDKAVNPTNVMGATKRAAELYVQLINQNPDVATRFITTRFGNVLGSNGSVIPIFKNQIESGGPIKVTHPEITRFFMTIPEACQLVLEAGSYGLGGEIFLFDMGQPVKIIDLARKMIQLYGLEENKDISIEISGLRPGEKLYEELLADKENTLPTHHPKIMIGKNANHDFKDLEIKLNSIFRLFEDKEEPRELVKGLKILIPGYKSNNSEYSELDTL; from the coding sequence TTGAGAAAATTATACTCCTTTCATTCTTCACGCTTTCTCATTTTAGGTTTTGAGACAGTCATTGTAATATGTTCTCTCATATTAGCATCTATCATATTCATAAATAAGCTTTTAAGTGTCAATCAAACTTATCTAATAGCGTTAGCAATAGCAACCCTAATTTATCTACTAGGATTCTTGTTATTTAAAACCCATATTACGGTGCTTCGATATACTGCATATCGAGATTTATTCAAAATATTTCTATCTATTACAATTTCAGCTTTTGTTCTGATCGCTTTAAGCAATCTTCTTAAATCATCTTACCCTTCTTATTTTCTGAGTAATTATATTCTCATTCTTAGTTATTTCCTAGGATTATTTACTATCACACTTTACAGATTAGTTATTAGATATATCATATCTATCAATGTGTTAAGTTCCGTTCAGTTACCCGAAAAAAGGGTAGCCATCATAGGTACAGATTATCAATCCATAATTACCAAGCATTATTTAGATTATGAACGTGCTCAGTTTAGATATAAAATTGTGGCCTATTTTTCAAAGGACAATAGTCTGATAAATAAAACAATTGAAGGTTCGCCAGTTTATCATATTCAGAGCCTAAACACTATGTTAGACATTATCAATATTGATAGTTTATTGGTAGTTGCTGAAAAAGGTTATGGTTCCTACTTACAAAGTGCCAAAGAAATTTGCGAAGCTAAAAATGTGAAACTTATCGAAAGCCAAAAACTAAAGAGTTGGCTAACCATAAATGAAAAATCACAAATTCAAAACAAGAAGATTCAAATCGAGGAACTTCTTCAAAGACCTCCTATAAAACTGGATATTCAAAAGATAAAATCTGAACTAGCTGATAAAATTGTGCTTGTCACAGGAGCAGCAGGATCTATAGGGTCTGAAATTTGCAGACAAATAATCCAATACCAGCCTAGTAGGCTAATTTTGCTTGACCAAGCCGAATCTCCACTTTTTGATATTGAAAATGAACTTCTGTCAAAATTTAAATATGTAACTTCTTATATAGCAGATATTTCAGACAATAATCGTATTGAAGAAATTTTTAAGATTCATCAAATTGATATTGTATTCCACGCAGCTGCATATAAGCATGTCCCCCTTATGGAATTGCACCCCTATGAAGCCATAAAAACCAATCTAATCGGCACTAAAACCATTATTGACCATGCGGTGAAATGCAATTGCAAAAAGTTTGTTTTCGTTTCTACTGACAAAGCTGTAAATCCAACAAATGTAATGGGCGCCACTAAAAGAGCGGCAGAACTATACGTACAATTAATTAATCAAAATCCAGATGTAGCCACCAGATTCATAACGACACGCTTTGGAAATGTGCTCGGCAGCAATGGCTCTGTAATACCTATTTTTAAAAATCAAATTGAATCTGGAGGACCAATAAAAGTAACCCATCCCGAAATAACTCGGTTTTTTATGACTATTCCGGAAGCTTGTCAGCTGGTCTTAGAGGCGGGCAGCTATGGTCTAGGAGGAGAAATTTTTCTTTTCGACATGGGGCAACCTGTGAAAATCATCGATTTAGCTAGAAAAATGATCCAATTATATGGATTAGAGGAGAATAAGGACATTAGTATAGAAATTAGCGGTCTCAGACCTGGAGAAAAATTGTACGAAGAATTACTGGCAGATAAGGAAAATACCTTGCCAACCCATCACCCTAAAATTATGATAGGTAAAAATGCTAATCATGATTTCAAAGACCTTGAAATTAAACTAAATAGTATTTTTAGATTATTTGAAGACAAAGAAGAGCCGAGAGAATTAGTAAAAGGCTTAAAAATTCTTATACCAGGGTATAAGAGTAATAATTCTGAATATTCTGAATTAGATACCCTATGA
- a CDS encoding A/G-specific adenine glycosylase yields the protein MKLSSHQIKLFQKKLLEFYSQNSGDKPWNIDKYPYKIWIFEVVMQQTRMEQGLPYYERLIKKFPTLTHLANAEEDELFSVWKGLGYYSRARNLHFTANHIVKVLKGKFPNSYSELLKLKGVGEYTAAAIASFAFDENIAVLDGNVHRILSRFFGLKKTIQSSTDKKYFQSLANQLLIKGKSASFNQAMMDMGSQICKPQNPSCENCVFSTECIANIQNRISELPPPKIRPILKDRYFYNLFVEYRGKIYLEKRVANDIWKGLYQGIVQEGPEIDEKFWKEKNIDIIKVEWTDWQKQILSHQRVMMKIGRLKVNKNQGFPMQFIHKTELENLAFPRVVSQYFESVK from the coding sequence ATGAAACTATCATCACATCAAATTAAATTGTTTCAAAAAAAACTGCTTGAATTTTATAGTCAAAATTCGGGAGATAAGCCATGGAATATAGATAAATATCCTTATAAAATATGGATATTTGAGGTGGTCATGCAGCAGACGAGAATGGAACAAGGTCTACCCTATTATGAACGCCTAATTAAAAAATTCCCTACACTAACACACTTGGCGAATGCTGAAGAGGATGAATTGTTTTCCGTTTGGAAAGGATTGGGCTATTATAGTCGAGCGCGAAATTTACATTTCACCGCAAATCATATTGTAAAGGTGTTGAAAGGAAAATTTCCAAATAGTTATTCAGAATTATTGAAATTGAAAGGCGTAGGGGAATATACTGCGGCAGCTATTGCGAGTTTTGCCTTTGACGAGAATATTGCGGTTTTGGATGGAAATGTACATCGAATACTATCCAGATTCTTTGGTCTGAAAAAAACTATTCAATCTAGTACTGACAAGAAATATTTCCAATCTTTGGCTAACCAACTATTAATAAAAGGAAAGTCAGCTTCTTTTAATCAAGCTATGATGGATATGGGTTCACAGATTTGTAAACCGCAAAATCCAAGCTGTGAAAATTGTGTTTTTTCAACTGAATGTATAGCCAACATTCAAAATCGAATATCGGAGCTACCCCCTCCTAAGATTCGACCCATACTCAAAGACCGCTATTTCTATAATTTATTTGTAGAATATAGAGGGAAAATTTATCTCGAAAAGCGTGTAGCTAATGATATATGGAAAGGTTTATATCAAGGTATCGTTCAAGAGGGACCCGAAATTGATGAAAAATTTTGGAAAGAAAAGAACATCGACATTATAAAAGTTGAATGGACTGATTGGCAGAAACAAATATTGAGCCACCAGAGGGTGATGATGAAGATAGGAAGATTGAAGGTCAATAAGAACCAGGGTTTTCCAATGCAATTTATTCATAAAACCGAATTGGAAAATTTGGCATTTCCAAGAGTGGTAAGTCAGTATTTTGAATCAGTAAAATAG
- a CDS encoding NAD+ synthase, with protein sequence MKIALSQQNYILGDFEYNTNKIIHDIQRAIVDEADLIVFSELCLTGYPPTDFFYFEDYYIKLEKCFERLFPMSHQIGIFVGAPRKNPVKEGKDYFNSAFLIYHGEIKGITDKTLLPTYDIFDEYRYFEPNKVFNCIEFKGKKLAVTICEDIWDINADNPIYNKTPLEELAKQRPDIIINLSASPFSYSHSEERKKVVRENCIVNNTPMVYVSSVGAQTDLVFDGGSMVCNARGDIIFELKYFQEDYGIVDMTQLDTIIQTQPRLEKVERKYQALILGIRDYFHKLKMKKAVLGLSGGIDSALTLALAAEALGPENVLSVLMPSQHSSQHSVDDALQICENLKSPYHIIPIEDNYIAITSSLQPMFEGTQENITEENIQARIRGMLLMAVSNKFGYLLLNTSNKSEVAVGYGTLYGDMCGALAVLGDVYKTEVYAMCEYINHKAKKERGHDIIPQHTITKPPSAELRPGQKDQDSLPPYEILDAILYLYINKEMGLEEVIAAGYERTLVEHIFAMVNRNEFKRFQTPPIIRVSSKAFGFGRRIPIVAKF encoded by the coding sequence ATGAAAATAGCCCTCTCACAGCAGAATTATATACTCGGAGATTTTGAATATAACACGAATAAAATTATTCATGATATACAAAGAGCTATAGTTGATGAAGCCGATTTAATAGTTTTTTCCGAACTATGTCTAACGGGTTATCCTCCTACAGACTTTTTTTATTTCGAGGATTATTATATCAAATTAGAGAAGTGCTTTGAGAGACTTTTTCCCATGAGCCATCAGATTGGAATTTTTGTAGGGGCACCGAGAAAAAATCCAGTCAAAGAAGGCAAAGACTATTTCAATTCTGCTTTTCTCATTTATCACGGTGAAATCAAAGGAATCACAGATAAAACTTTACTGCCTACCTATGATATTTTTGATGAATATCGATATTTTGAACCCAATAAAGTATTTAACTGCATAGAGTTTAAAGGAAAAAAATTGGCTGTTACCATATGTGAAGACATTTGGGATATTAATGCTGATAATCCTATTTATAATAAGACACCACTAGAGGAGCTAGCTAAACAAAGACCAGATATCATTATAAATTTATCAGCTTCACCATTTTCCTATAGCCATAGCGAGGAACGCAAAAAGGTGGTTAGAGAAAATTGTATCGTCAATAATACTCCTATGGTATACGTAAGCTCAGTGGGAGCACAGACAGATTTGGTGTTTGACGGAGGTTCTATGGTCTGCAATGCAAGGGGAGATATCATTTTTGAGCTGAAATATTTCCAAGAAGATTATGGTATTGTAGATATGACTCAATTGGATACTATTATTCAAACTCAGCCAAGATTGGAGAAGGTAGAGCGAAAGTATCAAGCTTTAATTTTAGGAATACGAGATTATTTCCATAAACTCAAAATGAAGAAGGCTGTGCTTGGGTTGTCTGGCGGTATAGATTCTGCATTGACCTTAGCATTAGCTGCGGAGGCTTTAGGACCAGAAAATGTATTGAGTGTGCTCATGCCTAGTCAACATTCCAGTCAGCATTCCGTAGATGATGCCCTTCAGATATGCGAAAATTTAAAAAGTCCTTATCATATTATTCCTATTGAGGATAACTACATTGCTATTACTTCTTCTCTGCAACCAATGTTTGAAGGAACACAGGAGAATATCACTGAAGAAAACATTCAAGCCCGGATTCGCGGCATGCTGCTCATGGCAGTATCCAATAAATTTGGATATTTGCTGCTCAACACCTCCAATAAATCAGAAGTAGCTGTAGGTTATGGAACACTCTATGGTGACATGTGTGGAGCTCTAGCTGTATTGGGCGATGTATATAAGACAGAAGTTTATGCTATGTGTGAATACATTAATCATAAAGCTAAGAAAGAACGCGGTCATGATATCATACCCCAACATACTATAACAAAACCACCCAGTGCTGAGCTGCGACCAGGACAAAAAGATCAAGACTCTTTGCCGCCTTATGAGATATTAGATGCTATTTTATATCTTTATATCAATAAGGAAATGGGACTTGAGGAAGTAATCGCTGCTGGGTATGAGCGCACATTGGTAGAGCACATTTTTGCTATGGTCAATCGCAATGAATTTAAGCGTTTCCAGACACCGCCTATCATACGTGTAAGTTCCAAAGCTTTTGGTTTTGGAAGAAGAATACCGATAGTCGCAAAATTTTAA
- a CDS encoding PorV/PorQ family protein has protein sequence MRRLLLIWCLIFGFSDLSSQAVRKYSNEFLKIGVGGKYLGTGGSLVSSESDPATVFYNPAGVGAFDRVAVSAMHNSYFAGIANFDYAGVIFPLKYRQNIGVSLIRFGIDNIPNTIQLYNPDGSINYDRISSFSVSDMALFLSFGKRVRDTQGLSFGGNVKIIKRDYGSFAGAWGFGIDAGAQYTSDKYSFGVFLQDITTTFSSWNFSFDDSTKKVFAATGNEIPTSSSEITLPSIHFGGQYNFLFGNGKQLKFSPMAKITVFTEKRNVLLPGPVSADVSLGGEFGIYNIAFIRFGLNNFTKAVNDLGEDYLSFIPSVGAGFRLNQFDIDYSYNNVANAGIGLYSHVFSLSYRFKKKDRYSRPNVAPESSPSNPSSPVNTDNVPVKLD, from the coding sequence GTGAGGCGATTATTATTGATTTGGTGCTTGATTTTTGGTTTTTCGGATTTAAGCAGTCAGGCTGTTCGAAAATATTCTAATGAGTTTTTGAAAATAGGTGTGGGAGGAAAGTATCTGGGAACAGGTGGGTCACTGGTAAGCTCAGAGTCAGACCCCGCTACTGTTTTTTATAACCCAGCAGGAGTCGGAGCGTTCGATCGAGTAGCAGTTTCAGCTATGCACAATTCCTATTTTGCTGGTATTGCTAATTTTGATTATGCAGGCGTGATTTTTCCTTTAAAGTATCGGCAAAATATCGGAGTTAGTTTGATACGTTTCGGAATAGATAATATCCCCAATACCATTCAATTGTATAACCCCGACGGCAGTATCAATTATGATAGAATAAGCTCTTTTTCCGTTTCTGATATGGCGCTTTTTTTAAGTTTTGGTAAAAGAGTACGAGATACTCAAGGATTGAGTTTTGGAGGCAATGTAAAAATTATAAAGCGCGATTATGGAAGTTTTGCAGGCGCTTGGGGATTTGGGATAGATGCAGGAGCACAATATACTTCCGATAAGTATAGTTTTGGCGTTTTTCTTCAGGATATTACTACTACTTTTTCAAGTTGGAATTTTTCTTTCGATGATTCTACTAAAAAGGTGTTTGCTGCTACAGGTAATGAAATTCCAACATCATCTAGTGAGATAACTTTGCCTAGTATACATTTTGGTGGTCAATATAATTTTTTATTTGGTAATGGTAAACAATTAAAGTTTTCTCCTATGGCTAAGATTACAGTTTTCACAGAAAAGCGCAATGTGCTTCTGCCAGGTCCGGTTAGCGCAGATGTATCATTAGGTGGGGAATTTGGAATATATAACATTGCCTTTATAAGATTTGGATTGAATAATTTTACGAAGGCAGTGAACGATCTCGGCGAAGATTATTTAAGTTTTATTCCCTCTGTTGGAGCAGGCTTTAGACTCAATCAATTTGATATTGATTATAGTTATAACAATGTAGCCAATGCAGGGATAGGTCTGTACTCACATGTATTCTCCTTGTCATACAGATTCAAGAAAAAAGATAGATATAGCAGACCAAATGTTGCACCAGAAAGTAGTCCATCTAATCCAAGCTCTCCGGTCAATACCGATAATGTTCCAGTAAAATTAGATTAG
- a CDS encoding helix-turn-helix transcriptional regulator — translation MYICTINDISMKENLTNLSLHIKQKRKQNKLTQPELAMKAGVGLRFVRDLEQGKLSLRMDKVNDVLRLFGEELGPVHMNREKLLNK, via the coding sequence TTGTATATTTGTACCATAAATGATATAAGTATGAAAGAAAATCTAACCAATTTAAGTTTACATATCAAACAAAAACGGAAACAAAACAAGCTAACTCAGCCAGAACTGGCTATGAAAGCTGGTGTAGGACTGCGGTTTGTTAGGGATCTGGAACAAGGCAAATTGTCCTTACGAATGGATAAAGTAAACGACGTACTCCGACTATTTGGCGAGGAATTAGGTCCAGTGCATATGAATAGAGAAAAATTATTAAATAAATAA
- a CDS encoding HipA N-terminal domain-containing protein produces MNRSGKVLYKNKYCGIIYENEEGYYFQYDEDYLKAEKSEPISMTMPLQAETYESKTLFSFFDGLIPEGWLLDIVEKNWKINYRDRMGLLLTCCQDTIGAISVIKNEEL; encoded by the coding sequence ATGAATAGGAGTGGAAAAGTCTTATATAAAAATAAGTACTGTGGTATCATTTATGAAAATGAAGAGGGGTATTATTTTCAATATGATGAAGACTATTTAAAAGCTGAAAAATCAGAGCCAATTAGTATGACAATGCCACTGCAGGCTGAAACTTATGAAAGCAAAACGCTCTTTTCTTTCTTTGATGGTCTCATACCAGAAGGTTGGCTGCTCGATATAGTAGAAAAAAATTGGAAGATAAATTATAGAGATAGAATGGGTCTCCTGCTGACGTGCTGTCAAGATACCATAGGAGCTATAAGTGTAATCAAAAATGAAGAATTATAA
- a CDS encoding HipA domain-containing protein, whose product MKNYKKKFLARNQNAERVEEAALFYGRRCLHCYEPLHEQDTYLHQACNKRFYGQLHTPQLKYKLSNLQDLATQVIQSQMAVTGVQAKVSLSLHRKEDKNWVKKLTIVGLYGDYILKPPSEFYKQLPELESATMHMANVCGIATVPHSLIYLEDGTLCYITKRVDRTRQGKLHMEDMCQLCERMTEDKYKGSHEQVAKLILKYSSSPLLDVSNFYEQVLFSFFTGNADMHLKNFSLLEKEGQGMSLSPAYDLVPTALVNPKDPEELALTLNGKKRKLNYNDFLSAFENSGLGKKVLDNTLELFQYALPEMKTVIDKSFMTSELKLEYQKTLKHRYKQLGIG is encoded by the coding sequence ATGAAGAATTATAAGAAGAAATTTTTAGCAAGAAACCAAAACGCAGAGCGTGTAGAAGAGGCTGCTTTATTTTATGGGAGACGCTGTCTGCATTGCTATGAGCCATTGCATGAGCAAGATACCTACTTGCATCAAGCATGCAATAAACGCTTTTATGGACAGCTGCATACGCCACAATTAAAATATAAACTTTCAAATCTCCAAGACCTCGCGACACAAGTGATACAAAGTCAAATGGCAGTCACAGGCGTACAAGCGAAGGTATCGCTAAGTTTGCATCGAAAAGAAGATAAAAATTGGGTCAAAAAACTAACTATAGTAGGACTCTATGGCGACTACATATTAAAGCCACCTTCCGAGTTTTATAAGCAGCTCCCCGAGCTAGAGAGTGCGACTATGCATATGGCGAATGTATGCGGTATAGCCACAGTTCCGCATAGCCTTATCTATCTCGAGGATGGGACACTCTGCTATATAACTAAGCGTGTGGACAGAACACGTCAGGGTAAGCTGCATATGGAAGACATGTGCCAGCTCTGCGAACGCATGACCGAAGACAAATACAAGGGCAGTCATGAACAAGTCGCTAAGCTAATATTGAAATACTCCTCATCGCCACTTCTTGATGTCAGTAATTTTTATGAGCAAGTATTGTTTAGTTTCTTCACTGGAAATGCTGATATGCATTTGAAAAATTTTTCCCTCTTGGAAAAAGAAGGACAGGGTATGAGTCTCAGTCCAGCTTATGATTTAGTCCCAACTGCCCTAGTCAATCCCAAAGATCCTGAAGAGCTCGCCCTTACACTCAATGGCAAAAAGCGAAAATTGAACTACAATGACTTTCTCTCTGCCTTTGAGAATAGTGGACTTGGGAAAAAAGTTCTTGACAATACCCTCGAGTTATTTCAATACGCTCTACCTGAAATGAAAACCGTCATAGATAAAAGTTTTATGACTAGTGAACTGAAGTTAGAATACCAAAAAACTCTAAAGCATAGGTATAAGCAATTGGGGATAGGATAA